A stretch of Spirosoma oryzicola DNA encodes these proteins:
- a CDS encoding phytoene/squalene synthase family protein, whose protein sequence is MMALFNTTALKCSKLITEHYSTSFTLGIKTLDRKFHLPIYAIYGFVRYADEIVDTFHEYDKKTLLDRFKFDTYQAIEEGISLNPILQSFQLVVKQYKIEHELIESFLKSMEMDLYFQDYDAEGYNEYIYGSAEVVGLMCLRVFCEGNHSEFDRLCEPARKLGSAFQKVNFLRDLKSDFVDRGRTYFPGVNFSEFGRDTKQLIEDDIQRDFDEAYKGILNLPRGARLGVYLAYAYYQTLFNKIKQLPASRIQNERIRVPNPQKFALLAQTYLKFRLNVI, encoded by the coding sequence ATGATGGCGTTGTTCAACACAACCGCACTGAAATGTAGTAAGCTAATTACAGAACATTACAGTACGTCGTTTACTCTAGGCATTAAAACGCTGGACCGCAAATTTCATTTGCCGATCTACGCCATCTATGGATTTGTTCGGTACGCTGACGAAATTGTCGACACATTCCATGAATACGACAAGAAGACGCTGCTCGATCGCTTCAAGTTTGATACTTACCAGGCAATCGAAGAGGGAATCAGTCTAAATCCGATTCTGCAATCTTTCCAACTCGTTGTAAAACAGTATAAGATTGAACACGAACTGATCGAATCATTCTTGAAAAGTATGGAGATGGACCTGTACTTTCAGGATTACGATGCCGAGGGCTATAACGAATACATTTACGGTTCTGCCGAAGTAGTTGGCCTAATGTGCCTGCGCGTTTTCTGTGAGGGAAATCACTCTGAATTTGATCGACTTTGCGAACCCGCTCGAAAACTTGGTTCGGCTTTTCAAAAAGTAAACTTCCTTCGTGATCTGAAAAGTGATTTTGTCGATCGGGGCCGAACGTATTTTCCCGGCGTCAATTTTAGTGAGTTTGGCCGTGACACCAAGCAACTAATTGAAGATGACATTCAGCGCGATTTCGATGAAGCCTATAAGGGCATTCTGAATCTGCCACGAGGGGCTCGACTAGGCGTTTATCTGGCTTACGCTTATTACCAGACGCTATTTAACAAGATCAAGCAATTGCCCGCTTCCCGAATACAAAACGAGCGGATTCGCGTGCCGAACCCCCAAAAGTTTGCCCTGCTGGCCCAAACGTATCTGAAGTTCCGACTCAACGTTATTTAA
- a CDS encoding TlpA disulfide reductase family protein, producing the protein MKNLFLTVAGFLLIGFATNAQTTKPFTVTGTVKSAAPGSFVYLETNSQPTRKLDSAKVDAGNKFTLTNKVADGGEVFVLNVGGGQKMALLVEGGETLNVTADGFRMNAKTGQEGKATVTGSKNMEYYDKLMTLRTNMEAKVATWNKQVAAATEKKDNKRIAQIEQDYQAAEQDVVNKVKAMLPEMGTSLASLFALNFIDIKNDFDTYDALAQRFEKENPNSPHAKSLIGRIARIKGVMVGAQAPEISLSDTTGTPVPLSSLRGKYVLLDFWASWCGPCRMENPNVVRMYNKYKDKGFAIYSVSLDQTKGNWTKAIRNDNLAWTHVSDLKFWQSAAAQQYGVQAIPATFLLDKDGKIIAKDLRGPALEQKLEEILKGGQ; encoded by the coding sequence ATGAAAAACCTGTTTTTGACTGTAGCTGGTTTTTTACTCATTGGTTTCGCGACCAATGCCCAAACAACAAAGCCGTTTACCGTAACAGGCACGGTAAAAAGTGCAGCACCGGGTAGCTTTGTTTATCTGGAAACCAATTCGCAGCCGACACGTAAGTTGGATTCGGCAAAAGTGGACGCCGGTAACAAATTTACCCTGACGAACAAAGTAGCGGATGGTGGCGAGGTGTTTGTCTTGAATGTAGGGGGCGGTCAGAAAATGGCTTTGCTGGTAGAAGGGGGCGAGACGCTAAACGTGACCGCCGACGGCTTCCGAATGAATGCTAAAACCGGTCAGGAAGGAAAAGCAACTGTTACGGGCTCCAAAAACATGGAGTACTACGATAAGCTCATGACGCTGCGCACCAATATGGAAGCGAAGGTAGCAACCTGGAACAAGCAGGTTGCCGCAGCTACCGAAAAGAAAGACAACAAACGGATTGCCCAGATCGAGCAGGACTATCAAGCCGCTGAGCAGGATGTTGTCAACAAAGTAAAAGCCATGCTTCCCGAAATGGGAACGTCGCTTGCGTCATTGTTTGCGCTTAATTTTATCGACATCAAAAACGATTTTGATACGTACGATGCGCTGGCGCAACGCTTTGAAAAAGAAAATCCAAACAGCCCACACGCAAAATCGCTGATTGGCCGCATAGCCCGCATAAAAGGAGTTATGGTCGGTGCCCAAGCCCCCGAAATTTCGCTCAGTGACACAACCGGAACCCCGGTTCCGCTATCGTCTTTGCGCGGCAAATACGTTCTGCTTGATTTCTGGGCGTCATGGTGCGGCCCCTGCCGGATGGAAAATCCAAACGTCGTTCGTATGTACAATAAGTACAAGGACAAAGGATTTGCGATCTATAGTGTGTCGCTCGACCAGACAAAAGGCAACTGGACAAAAGCGATTCGCAACGATAACCTTGCCTGGACGCACGTTTCCGATCTGAAATTCTGGCAATCGGCGGCAGCACAACAATATGGCGTTCAGGCAATTCCGGCGACATTTTTGCTCGATAAAGACGGAAAAATTATTGCCAAGGATCTTCGTGGCCCCGCTTTAGAGCAGAAACTCGAGGAAATCCTGAAAGGCGGACAATAG
- a CDS encoding DUF1207 domain-containing protein: protein MNKIVLALLLIIQFGSLAFAQQPAAPKTTAPASRTLTPAEQRQKEKVDREVQRERQIRAEWAQKQREYEAKQAEKERQKQARKAEKERQQQEKEAGKSKSEPTSTPVTPAPTPVAEPATPAPAPAEPSRKEKREKRRKETPAPAVETPAANPAPVPTSPEPAPVEAPKKVEKVQRPKRERKPVVQTVDSASAMAPVSDPTVARPRREFLPKGHLFEPILLDPLEAQTYGSVLPLYYTEGNKYKGSIVPFAFGFAKPFFRRTTEPGRSTEWVLDLASFTQFEAFHDDKLNKARRQIMNNDYKISIIYNVRRGANNYRFRVYHISSHLGDDYIYRNQITAPTPNSVNYEQLDVTYSRNVTNWRLYGGAGIVLRKTEERKLLSAQLGAFYKKPSDKAARLVGGADIKFWQQTDFRPGIHAGVGVEVGRTQNNLTFLLEGYSGFRPYSQYENQQTEWLGVGLYLNPF, encoded by the coding sequence ATGAATAAAATAGTACTCGCTTTACTACTCATTATTCAGTTTGGATCATTGGCATTCGCCCAGCAACCGGCTGCTCCAAAAACAACAGCTCCAGCTTCCCGGACGCTAACACCAGCTGAACAGCGCCAGAAAGAGAAGGTAGACCGCGAAGTACAGCGCGAGCGACAGATTCGCGCTGAGTGGGCGCAAAAACAGCGGGAGTACGAAGCTAAACAGGCCGAAAAAGAACGGCAGAAGCAAGCCAGGAAAGCTGAAAAGGAGCGTCAGCAGCAAGAAAAAGAAGCAGGCAAATCAAAGTCGGAACCAACGTCAACGCCCGTTACTCCTGCGCCAACACCTGTAGCTGAGCCTGCAACACCAGCTCCAGCCCCTGCTGAACCGTCTCGCAAAGAAAAACGTGAAAAACGCAGGAAAGAAACGCCAGCACCTGCTGTAGAAACTCCAGCTGCTAATCCCGCGCCGGTGCCAACTTCGCCAGAGCCAGCACCCGTTGAAGCTCCTAAAAAGGTAGAGAAAGTACAACGACCCAAGCGAGAACGCAAACCGGTTGTACAGACTGTCGATTCTGCGTCAGCTATGGCTCCTGTTAGCGATCCTACCGTCGCCAGACCACGCCGGGAGTTTTTGCCCAAAGGGCATCTTTTCGAGCCAATTTTACTTGATCCACTCGAAGCACAGACCTACGGCAGTGTTCTGCCGCTGTACTATACAGAAGGAAATAAGTACAAAGGAAGTATCGTTCCGTTTGCGTTCGGTTTTGCCAAGCCGTTCTTCCGCCGGACTACAGAGCCGGGCCGTTCAACAGAATGGGTGCTTGATCTGGCGTCATTTACCCAATTTGAGGCATTCCACGATGATAAGTTGAATAAAGCGCGTCGGCAGATCATGAATAATGACTACAAGATTAGTATCATCTACAATGTCCGTCGTGGCGCCAACAACTATCGTTTCCGTGTGTATCACATATCGTCTCACCTTGGGGACGATTATATCTACCGCAATCAGATCACGGCTCCGACACCTAACTCCGTCAATTACGAACAGCTTGATGTAACTTACAGCCGGAACGTCACCAACTGGCGGTTGTACGGTGGTGCTGGCATTGTGCTACGGAAAACAGAAGAACGTAAGCTCCTCAGTGCACAGTTAGGCGCTTTCTACAAAAAACCATCGGACAAAGCCGCGCGACTGGTTGGCGGAGCAGACATTAAGTTCTGGCAGCAAACCGATTTTCGGCCCGGTATTCACGCGGGTGTTGGGGTTGAGGTAGGCCGTACGCAAAACAACCTGACATTCTTACTGGAAGGTTACTCTGGTTTCCGTCCTTACAGTCAATACGAGAATCAGCAGACAGAATGGTTGGGGGTTGGTTTGTATCTGAACCCTTTCTGA
- the purB gene encoding adenylosuccinate lyase encodes MNLTALTAISPVDGRYRRQVEALAPYFSEFGLIHYRVRIEIEYFIALCEWPIPQLAGVEPAQFPALRALYENFSEADALRIKEIEKTTNHDVKAVEYFIKEKLKDSAVEPYLEFVHFGLTSQDINNTAIPLLLDDALNVEITPLYRQVFVRLQQLAEQWKDIPMLAKTHGQPASPTRLGKELMVFVERIEKQLHLLAGIPTAAKFGGATGNFNAHTVAYPNEDWKKFGDKFVEGLGMVRSQFTTQIEHYDMLAAMLDAFKRLNTILVDLDRDVWTYVSMNYFKQKLKEGEVGSSAMPHKVNPIDFENSEGNLGIANALFEHLSGKLPISRLQRDLTDSTVLRSLGVPFAHSVIALKSLLKGLDKLELNQAAIQADLEDNWAVVAEGIQTVLRRESYPQPYEALKALTRTNQKITANTIREFINGLDVSESVKNELRAITPFSYTGL; translated from the coding sequence ATGAATTTAACAGCATTAACGGCGATATCACCCGTTGACGGTCGTTACCGGCGTCAGGTTGAGGCACTAGCCCCTTACTTTTCAGAATTCGGTCTTATTCATTACCGGGTTCGTATCGAGATCGAATACTTTATCGCGCTCTGCGAATGGCCGATTCCGCAACTGGCGGGCGTTGAACCGGCGCAGTTTCCGGCATTACGGGCTTTGTACGAAAACTTTTCGGAGGCTGATGCCTTGCGCATCAAGGAAATCGAAAAAACGACTAATCACGATGTAAAAGCAGTTGAGTACTTTATCAAAGAAAAACTGAAAGACTCAGCGGTTGAACCTTATCTGGAGTTTGTTCACTTTGGGCTGACCTCCCAGGATATCAACAACACGGCCATCCCCTTACTGCTGGATGATGCGCTGAATGTTGAAATTACTCCGCTTTATCGCCAGGTATTTGTTCGGTTACAGCAACTGGCCGAGCAGTGGAAAGATATTCCTATGCTGGCTAAGACCCACGGACAACCTGCATCGCCTACTCGTTTGGGTAAAGAGCTGATGGTGTTTGTTGAACGGATCGAAAAGCAGCTACACCTGCTGGCGGGTATTCCTACGGCAGCGAAGTTTGGTGGCGCTACGGGCAATTTCAACGCCCATACGGTCGCTTATCCGAACGAAGATTGGAAAAAGTTCGGGGATAAATTTGTCGAAGGATTGGGTATGGTCCGTAGTCAGTTTACCACGCAGATCGAGCATTACGATATGCTGGCGGCAATGCTTGATGCCTTCAAACGCCTAAATACAATCCTGGTCGATCTGGATCGCGATGTCTGGACATACGTGTCCATGAACTACTTCAAGCAGAAGTTGAAAGAAGGTGAGGTTGGTTCATCCGCCATGCCGCATAAAGTTAACCCGATTGATTTCGAGAATTCAGAAGGGAATCTGGGTATTGCGAATGCCTTGTTTGAACACCTTTCCGGCAAGCTGCCTATTTCCCGGCTGCAACGTGACCTGACCGATTCGACGGTTTTGCGGAGTCTTGGTGTTCCCTTTGCTCATTCGGTTATCGCCTTGAAATCATTGCTAAAGGGCCTGGACAAACTTGAACTTAATCAGGCTGCCATCCAGGCTGATCTAGAAGACAACTGGGCCGTAGTAGCGGAAGGAATACAAACGGTCCTTCGTCGGGAAAGTTATCCTCAGCCGTATGAAGCCTTGAAAGCATTGACGCGCACGAACCAGAAGATTACGGCTAATACGATTCGTGAGTTTATAAACGGTTTGGATGTCTCAGAATCAGTCAAAAACGAATTGAGAGCTATAACGCCGTTTAGCTACACCGGTCTGTAA
- the gatB gene encoding Asp-tRNA(Asn)/Glu-tRNA(Gln) amidotransferase subunit GatB — protein sequence MVAEANSSPEVLAQAAKTRYEAVIGLEVHCQLLTQSKIFAADANAFGAEPNTNISVITLAHPGTLPKLNRKAVEYAVRMGLACGSEITRHNIFARKNYFYPDLPKGYQLSQDKGPVCVGGGITVKAKHPETGQLYQTTIQLHHIHLEEDAGKSIHDGDEWATQLDYNRAGTPLIEMVTEPCIRTADEAGQYLTEVRRLVRYLDICDGNMEEGSLRCDVNVSIRPIGTTTLGTKVEVKNLNSIRNVMRAVDSEFQRQVDVIESGGRITQETRTFDAATGLSYAMREKETMNDYRYFPDPDLTPVVISDAWLADIQTKMPVLPAELYQKFTAHYGLPDYDAALLTDSKELAEYYEAICAHTANYKAASNWVMGPVKGQLNEKALRERQFPISAERLASLITLIDNGTISQTAAQQVFTLMVAEPTATAIDLAQTQGLIQNRNTDALQSLVEEVLAAWPDKVAQYRKGKKNLLGMFVGEVMKKSKGSADPKLVNELVTKTLQTT from the coding sequence ATGGTAGCCGAAGCGAACTCATCGCCAGAGGTGCTGGCACAAGCAGCCAAAACCCGCTACGAAGCGGTCATTGGCCTTGAGGTACACTGCCAGCTATTAACCCAAAGCAAAATTTTTGCTGCCGACGCGAATGCGTTCGGTGCTGAGCCGAATACCAATATTAGTGTTATTACGCTTGCCCATCCAGGCACGCTGCCGAAGCTAAACCGCAAAGCAGTTGAGTACGCCGTTCGGATGGGATTGGCTTGCGGTAGCGAGATTACACGCCACAACATTTTTGCCCGCAAAAATTATTTTTACCCAGACCTACCCAAAGGTTATCAGCTTTCGCAGGATAAAGGCCCGGTTTGTGTAGGGGGTGGCATTACGGTAAAGGCCAAGCATCCCGAAACGGGCCAGTTGTATCAGACAACCATCCAGTTACACCACATCCATCTGGAAGAAGATGCTGGAAAGTCAATTCACGATGGCGATGAATGGGCGACGCAGCTCGATTACAACCGTGCTGGTACACCACTCATTGAGATGGTTACGGAACCTTGCATCCGAACAGCCGACGAAGCAGGCCAATACTTAACTGAAGTTCGACGACTGGTACGGTATTTGGACATCTGTGATGGAAACATGGAAGAAGGCTCGCTCCGTTGCGATGTCAACGTTTCGATCCGACCGATAGGAACAACTACATTAGGGACGAAGGTTGAGGTTAAAAACCTAAACTCGATCCGAAACGTAATGCGCGCCGTCGATAGCGAGTTTCAACGGCAGGTTGACGTCATTGAATCGGGGGGACGCATTACGCAGGAAACCCGTACGTTCGATGCCGCTACGGGTCTAAGCTACGCCATGCGTGAGAAGGAAACGATGAACGATTACCGGTATTTTCCCGATCCTGACCTTACTCCCGTCGTTATTTCGGACGCGTGGCTGGCGGATATCCAGACAAAAATGCCGGTGCTTCCTGCTGAGTTGTACCAAAAGTTCACGGCCCACTACGGGCTGCCCGACTACGATGCAGCTTTACTGACTGATTCCAAAGAACTGGCCGAATACTACGAAGCAATTTGCGCCCATACGGCCAATTACAAAGCAGCTTCCAACTGGGTCATGGGCCCGGTGAAAGGCCAGCTTAACGAGAAGGCCCTACGCGAACGGCAGTTTCCGATTTCGGCAGAACGCTTAGCATCACTGATTACCCTCATTGATAACGGAACAATCAGTCAAACCGCTGCGCAGCAGGTATTTACGTTGATGGTTGCCGAGCCTACTGCTACAGCAATAGATTTGGCTCAAACACAGGGTTTGATACAGAATCGCAATACTGACGCGTTACAATCGTTGGTAGAAGAAGTACTGGCAGCCTGGCCGGATAAAGTAGCCCAATACCGCAAAGGCAAAAAGAATTTGCTAGGCATGTTTGTGGGCGAAGTAATGAAAAAATCGAAAGGCTCTGCTGACCCTAAATTGGTGAACGAACTCGTAACGAAGACATTACAAACAACATGA
- the proC gene encoding pyrroline-5-carboxylate reductase, translated as MKIAIVGCGNMGMAFAKSFLQYDLVKKDDLLLIEKSADRSEALKNEKAGVVVDTIGPRVGETDLIILSVKPQDFSSVHEALQSVIQPNQIILSIMAGIPIAQIQEKLKHPLVVRAMPNTPAMLGMGITGFTAAKEVDLAGLRRVENLINATGRSIFLDDEAMLDAVTALSGSGPAYFYYVVKAMIEAGKQMGFDDAVAALLVKQTMLGAYHLINTADKSLDDLIKAVASKGGTTEAALRAFEAGSLSDTLVDGIKAAQTRATELSKG; from the coding sequence ATGAAAATTGCTATTGTTGGCTGCGGCAACATGGGAATGGCTTTTGCTAAATCGTTTTTGCAGTACGATCTGGTAAAAAAAGATGACTTGTTACTGATTGAGAAAAGCGCTGATCGCTCCGAAGCGTTGAAGAATGAGAAAGCAGGCGTTGTGGTTGATACCATCGGGCCGCGCGTTGGCGAAACCGACTTAATTATTCTATCTGTAAAACCGCAGGATTTTAGCAGTGTCCACGAAGCGTTGCAAAGCGTTATCCAGCCCAATCAAATCATTCTGTCGATTATGGCCGGTATTCCTATCGCACAAATTCAGGAAAAGTTAAAGCACCCGCTTGTTGTTCGCGCTATGCCTAACACGCCCGCTATGCTTGGCATGGGCATAACTGGCTTTACGGCGGCTAAAGAAGTTGATTTAGCTGGTCTGCGTCGTGTCGAGAATCTTATCAACGCTACGGGCCGGTCTATTTTTCTCGACGATGAAGCCATGCTTGATGCAGTAACAGCGCTTAGTGGAAGCGGGCCAGCATATTTCTACTATGTTGTCAAAGCGATGATCGAAGCGGGCAAGCAAATGGGCTTTGATGACGCTGTAGCAGCCTTATTGGTTAAACAAACCATGCTGGGCGCTTATCATCTCATCAATACTGCCGATAAATCGCTGGACGATCTCATCAAAGCAGTAGCGTCCAAAGGGGGAACTACCGAAGCTGCGTTACGAGCCTTTGAAGCAGGTTCACTCAGCGATACACTCGTAGATGGTATCAAGGCGGCACAAACACGGGCCACGGAACTTTCGAAAGGATAA